The Punica granatum isolate Tunisia-2019 chromosome 4, ASM765513v2, whole genome shotgun sequence genome has a window encoding:
- the LOC116204967 gene encoding uncharacterized GPI-anchored protein At4g28100-like, translated as MPPLRKQYQLILLMTTTLLLVVSLLPCGSEGGILAEPVQGHDQPPNTVPAFPVQNAPQVCKLDLSAELFGGVREACGRDLDRSRCCPVLAAWLFAAHARYALQVVPAVAAAPSSAPDELPMVPDDSQKCVNSLQSALLSKNIHLPQPNATCDAVLCFCGIRLHQISSLSCPAAFNVSSGFHNATPTAAVKNLEKNCLNSSYAGCTRCLGALEKLKGGYKNGTRSAPMSGRTSKMLDRDCQLMGLTWLLAHNKTAYIPTVSATLRAILYSAHLPRDSIRCSPDQENMPLAVDSLQFEKTQASSSSPSIPLIPVLPLIAILMISSASASLFV; from the exons ATGCCGCCATTGAGGAAGCAATACCAGCTCATTCTACTGATGACGACGACGCTGCTACTGGTGGTTTCGTTGCTGCCGTGCGGGTCGGAGGGTGGCATTCTGGCTGAGCCGGTTCAGGGTCACGACCAGCCGCCCAACACCGTCCCGGCATTCCCCGTCCAGAACGCCCCCCAGGTTTGCAAGCTCGACCTCTCCGCCGAGCTCTTCGGCGGCGTCAGAGAGGCCTGCGGCCGCGACCTCGACCGCAGCCGCTGCTGCCCCGTTCTCGCTGCATGGCTCTTCGCCGCCCACGCTAG GTACGCCCTACAGGTTGTCCCTGCGGTGGCGGCGGCCCCCTCGTCGGCGCCGGATGAGCTGCCGATGGTGCCGGACGATTCCCAGAAGTGCGTGAACTCGCTGCAGTCGGCCCTCCTCAGCAAAAACATCCACCTCCCTCAGCCGAACGCGACCTGCGATGCTGTCCTCTGCTTCTGTGGGATAAGGCTGCACCAGATAAGCTCTCTGAGCTGCCCGGCGGCGTTCAACGTCTCGTCGGGGTTCCACAACGCCACCCCCACCGCGGCGGTGAAGAACCTCGAGAAGAACTGCCTCAACTCTTCCTACGCCGGCTGCACCCGCTGCCTCGGCGCCCTCGAAAAG CTAAAGGGAGGGTACAAGAACGGGACACGATCGGCGCCAATGAGCGGGAGGACCAGCAAGATGCTGGACAGGGACTGCCAGCTGATGGGGCTGACATGGCTCCTTGCCCACAACAAAACAGCCTACATCCCCACCGTCTCAGCCACCCTACGGGCCATCCTGTACAGCGCCCACCTGCCCCGGGATTCCATAAGGTGCAGCCCCGACCAGGAGAACATGCCGCTGGCCGTCGACTCCCTCCAGTTCGAGAAGACCCAGGCCTCTTCATCCTCGCCGTCCATTCCTCTGATCCCGGTTTTGCCCTTGATCGCCATACTGATGATATCTTCAGCTTCGGCTTCCTTGTTTGTGTAG
- the LOC116202556 gene encoding tryptophan decarboxylase TDC2-like: MSLCSLIHFVSSSLYKPSPTTYFSCHTILLISESAPNYSIHQCSISSLFSSSQGQRSEHSMGSLDAPTAELSTGFEPLDPEHFRRQAHQMVDFIADYYKRIETYSVQSQASPGYLRARLPEAPPHNPEPLESILRDLEAEIIPGITHWLSPNFFAYFPATASNAAFIGEMLCTCFNTVGFSWFASPAGTELEMVVVDWLAHMLQLPKSFMFSNGTGGGGVIQNTTSESILVTLVAARDRAIDSIGADYMHKLVAYGSDQTHPTFAKACKIVGIHPGNIRSIPTSMETGFALSPALLREAVAADVAAGLVPLYVCATMGTASTTAVDPVEPTADVAGEFGMWLHVDAAYGGSACICPEFRHYLNGVERADSLSLSPHKWLLTYLDCCCLWVRQSGLLVKALSTNTEYLSNSPAESEVVVHYKDWQVGTGRRFKSLRLWLVLRSYGVANLQEHIRSDMRMARMFEVLVMSDPRFEVVVPRNFALVCFRLRPTGSVHANTLNQKLLEWVNSTGRAYMSNTVVGGVYVLRFAVGATLTQECHVVAAWDLIRQGADALLEVTGKKID; this comes from the coding sequence ATGTCTCTCTGCTCCCTAATACATTTCGTCTCCTCTTCCCTATATAAACCATCCCCAACTACCTATTTTTCATGCCATACTATCCTTCTCATATCTGAATCAGCCCCAAACTACAGTATACATCAGTGCTCCATTTCCTCATTATTCTCATCATCTCAAGGGCAGAGATCGGAACATTCGATGGGCAGCCTCGACGCCCCAACTGCCGAGCTCTCTACTGGATTCGAGCCCTTGGACCCTGAGCACTTCCGCCGCCAGGCCCACCAGATGGTCGACTTCATTGCCGACTACTACAAACGGATCGAGACCTACTCAGTCCAGAGCCAGGCCTCGCCTGGGTACCTCCGGGCCCGCCTACCTGAGGCCCCACCCCACAACCCGGAGCCCTTAGAGTCTATTCTCCGAGACCTAGAGGCTGAAATTATTCCCGGGATCACCCACTGGCTCAGCCCCAACTTCTTCGCATACTTCCCAGCAACGGCGAGCAATGCTGCCTTCATCGGCGAGATGCTGTGCACGTGCTTCAATACGGTCGGGTTCTCATGGTTCGCCTCCCCTGCTGGTACAGAGCTGGAGATGGTGGTCGTGGATTGGCTGGCCCACATGCTCCAGCTTCCTAAGTCGTTCATGTTCTCCAACGGCACCGGCGGTGGCGGAGTGATTCAGAACACCACCAGCGAGTCCATCCTCGTCACCCTCGTGGCTGCCCGTGATCGGGCCATCGACTCCATTGGAGCAGACTACATGCATAAGCTCGTAGCTTATGGATCCGATCAAACCCACCCCACATTCGCTAAGGCATGCAAGATTGTGGGAATCCACCCGGGTAACATCCGATCAATCCCTACGTCGATGGAGACGGGATTTGCCCTGTCCCCGGCCCTTTTGCGGGAGGCAGTGGCGGCAGACGTGGCAGCCGGGCTGGTCCCACTTTATGTATGTGCCACCATGGGGACTGCCTCGACGACGGCAGTGGACCCAGTTGAGCCTACTGCTGATGTGGCGGGAGAGTTCGGGATGTGGCTCCATGTAGACGCGGCCTATGGAGGGAGCGCCTGCATCTGCCCCGAGTTCCGGCACTACCTGAACGGCGTCGAACGGGCAGACTCCCTCAGCCTCAGTCCGCACAAGTGGCTGCTCACTTACTTGGACTGCTGCTGTCTGTGGGTCCGACAATCGGGCTTGCTGGTCAAGGCCCTGAGCACTAACACGGAATACCTAAGTAATAGCCCGGCTGAGTCGGAAGTTGTCGTgcactacaaggattggcaagTGGGAACCGGACGCCGGTTCAAGTCGCTCCGGCTTTGGCTCGTCCTCAGGAGCTATGGTGTTGCCAACCTCCAGGAACACATCCGGTCCGACATGAGAATGGCGAGGATGTTTGAGGTTCTTGTGATGTCGGACCCACGGTTCGAGGTGGTTGTACCTAGGAACTTTGCCTTGGTATGCTTCAGGTTGAGACCGACAGGCTCAGTCCATGCAAACACACTGAACCAGAAGCTGCTGGAATGGGTTAACTCCACTGGCCGGGCCTATATGTCGAACACGGTGGTGGGTGGCGTCTACGTGCTTCGTTTCGCAGTGGGGGCCACTCTCACGCAGGAGTGCCACGTGGTGGCGGCATGGGACTTGATTAGGCAAGGGGCTGATGCGCTATTAGAGGTCACCGGGAAAAAAATAGATTAA
- the LOC116202557 gene encoding cytochrome b6-f complex iron-sulfur subunit, chloroplastic-like isoform X1 yields the protein MATLSPTAPSQLCWCKSSTFLASPLLAPMTQKLAAPPAAKGRSAADARGVRCQATSVPADRVPDMGKRQLMNLLLLGTISLPTAAMLIPYGAFFVPPGKRGANDGTIAKDAIGNDVIAAEWLKTHGPGDRTLTQGLKFQGDPTYLVVEKDRTLATYAINGVCTHLGCVVPWNAAENKFICPCHGSQYNDQGRVVRGPAPLSLALAHCDIDDGKVVFVPWTETDFRTGDAPWWA from the exons ATGGCTACTCTCTCCCCAACAGCCCCTTCTCAG CTATGCTGGTGCAAGAGCTCGACGTTCTTGGCTTCTCCGTTGCTCGCGCCGATGACCCAGAAGTTGGCGGCGCCCCCGGCAGCTAAGGGGAGGTCGGCGGCGGATGCGAGGGGAGTGAGGTGCCAGGCGACGTCTGTGCCGGCGGACAGAGTGCCCGACATGGGGAAGAGGCAGCTCATGAACCTGCTCCTGCTCGGCACCATCTCCCTCCCCACTGCTGCCATGCTGATTCCTTACGGAGCGTTCTTCGTCCCGCCGGG CAAACGAGGTGCTAATGACGGGACCATTGCGAAGGATGCAATCGGGAATGATGTCATCGCTGCTGAATGGCTGAAGACTCATGGCCCTGGAGACAGAACCCTAACCCAAGGATTGAAG TTTCAGGGAGATCCTACATACCTTGTGGTGGAGAAAGACAGAACTCTGGCGACATATGCAATCAACGGGGTGTGCACGCATTTGGGCTGTGTTGTCCCATGGAATGCGGCCGAGAATAAGTTCATCTGCCCTTGCCACGGTTCCCAGTACAATGACCAAGGCCGAGTTGTTCGGGGCCCCGCACCTCTG TCCCTGGCATTGGCTCATTGTGACATAGACGACGGGAAGGTGGTGTTCGTTCCATGGACCGAGACGGACTTCAGAACTGGGGATGCTCCATGGTGGGCCTGA
- the LOC116202557 gene encoding cytochrome b6-f complex iron-sulfur subunit, chloroplastic-like isoform X2, with amino-acid sequence MATLSPTAPSQLCWCKSSTFLASPLLAPMTQKLAAPPAAKGRSAADARGVRCQATSVPADRVPDMGKRQLMNLLLLGTISLPTAAMLIPYGAFFVPPGKRGANDGTIAKDAIGNDVIAAEWLKTHGPGDRTLTQGLKGDPTYLVVEKDRTLATYAINGVCTHLGCVVPWNAAENKFICPCHGSQYNDQGRVVRGPAPLSLALAHCDIDDGKVVFVPWTETDFRTGDAPWWA; translated from the exons ATGGCTACTCTCTCCCCAACAGCCCCTTCTCAG CTATGCTGGTGCAAGAGCTCGACGTTCTTGGCTTCTCCGTTGCTCGCGCCGATGACCCAGAAGTTGGCGGCGCCCCCGGCAGCTAAGGGGAGGTCGGCGGCGGATGCGAGGGGAGTGAGGTGCCAGGCGACGTCTGTGCCGGCGGACAGAGTGCCCGACATGGGGAAGAGGCAGCTCATGAACCTGCTCCTGCTCGGCACCATCTCCCTCCCCACTGCTGCCATGCTGATTCCTTACGGAGCGTTCTTCGTCCCGCCGGG CAAACGAGGTGCTAATGACGGGACCATTGCGAAGGATGCAATCGGGAATGATGTCATCGCTGCTGAATGGCTGAAGACTCATGGCCCTGGAGACAGAACCCTAACCCAAGGATTGAAG GGAGATCCTACATACCTTGTGGTGGAGAAAGACAGAACTCTGGCGACATATGCAATCAACGGGGTGTGCACGCATTTGGGCTGTGTTGTCCCATGGAATGCGGCCGAGAATAAGTTCATCTGCCCTTGCCACGGTTCCCAGTACAATGACCAAGGCCGAGTTGTTCGGGGCCCCGCACCTCTG TCCCTGGCATTGGCTCATTGTGACATAGACGACGGGAAGGTGGTGTTCGTTCCATGGACCGAGACGGACTTCAGAACTGGGGATGCTCCATGGTGGGCCTGA
- the LOC116203051 gene encoding putative cyclin-D6-1, translating into MEFQLENPLLADSTTAPSHPLFLIEPDHMPSEKYTENLRFGDFDFAVRRDIISSISQLCSGLDRLVLYLSVNYLDRFLSSQELPQTRPWALWLIAMSCVSLAAKMQGFNVSLSDLQGNGGLIFDSETVRRMEVVILGALKWRMRSITPFSFVPAFISIFQLKDPPETQALKARATEIIFRAQTDISLLGFKPSVIAASSLLCASNELFPLQFSCFRDAILECSYVHKDHLEQCYDKMQQAAVEGYESVDESALRSDTPNNVLDQHFGSTSDSERTGNTSGRACKRLRTSGSGSGLS; encoded by the exons ATGGAGTTCCAGCTTGAAAACCCATTGCTGGCGGACTCTACCACTGCCCCTTCCCATCCCCTCTTCCTCATTGAACCAGACCACATGCCCTCGGAGAAGTACACCGAGAACCTCAGGTTCGGGGACTTCGACTTCGCCGTCCGACGAGACATCATCTCCTCAATCTCTCAG CTATGTTCCGGGCTCGATCGGCTCGTGTTGTATCTCTCTGTAAATTATCTCGATCGGTTCTTATCGAGCCAGGAGTTGCCG CAAACTAGGCCTTGGGCCCTATGGCTCATCGCAATGTCGTGCGTCTCCCTAGCCGCGAAGATGCAGGGCTTTAACGTATCCCTCTCGGATCTTCAG GGCAATGGCGGTCTGATATTTGACTCCGAGACGGTACGGAGGATGGAAGTTGTAATCTTGGGAGCTCTCAAATGGCGAATGCGGTCGATCACACCGTTCTCCTTCGTCCCGGCATTCATCTCTATATTCCAACTCAAAGATCCTCCAGAGACGCAGGCCCTCAAAGCCAGAGCCACTGAGATCATCTTCAGAGCTCAAACtg ATATCAGTCTTTTGGGCTTCAAGCCGTCCGTTATCGCGGCGTCGTCTCTTCTCTGCGCATCGAACGAGCTGTTCCCCTTACAGTTTTCTTGTTTTCGGGATGCGATCTTGGAATGCTCGTATGTACATAAG GACCACTTGGAGCAATGCTATGATAAAATGCAACAAGCAGCGGTCGAGGGATATGAATCAGTAGACGAATCGGCCTTGAGATCAGACACCCCAAACAACGTGCTAGACCAGCACTTTGGATCCACATCCGACAGCGAGAGGACGGGCAACACATCCGGGAGGGCTTGTAAGAGACTGAGGACTTCCGGGTCGGGGTCGGGGTTGTCTTAA